The Cryptococcus neoformans var. neoformans B-3501A chromosome 7, whole genome shotgun sequence genome window below encodes:
- a CDS encoding hypothetical protein (HMMPfam hit to Pribosyltran, Phosphoribosyl transferase domain, score: 112.5, E(): 9.9e-31), which produces MSSQALDSAKVAFIEAAIEHGVLLFGNFTLKSGRQSPYFFNAGLLYSSSLLSTTAQAYAKVLSSSRIPDFDVLFGPAYKGISLAAVSAVSLYQQTGKDIGYCYNRKEKKDHGEGGTMVGAPLKGRIVIIDDVLTSGKAIREAIDILKASPEAKLVGIVQLVDRQEKGQSGSGKSTVQEVEEEFGVPVEPIIGLDDIVKYLESSGKWEKELQEVRKYRAEYGVQRS; this is translated from the exons ATGTCCTCCCAAGCCCTCGACTCCGCCAAAGTTGCCTTCATCGAGGCTGCCATCGAACATGGCGTGCTTCTTTTCGGCAACTTTACCTTGAAGTCCGGCCG CCAATCCCCTTACTTCTTCAATGCCGGTCTCCTTTACTCTTCATCGCTTCTCTCAACTACCGCTCAGGCTTACGCCAAGGTACTTTCCTCTTCTAGGATTCCTGACTTTGACGTCCTCTTCGGCCCAGCTTACAAGGGTATCTCCTTGGCTGCTGTCTCCGCTGTAAGCCTTTATCAGCAAACCGGCAAAGATATCGGCTACTGCTACaacaggaaggagaagaaggac CACGGTGAGGGCGGTACTATGGTCGGTGCGCCTCTCAAGGGACGaatcgtcatcatcgacGATGTTCTCACCTCTGGCAAGGCCATCCGTGAAGCTATTGACATTCTCAAGGCCTCCCCTGAAGCGAAGCTTGTCGGAATTGTCCAGCTTGTCGACAGACAAGAGAAAGGCCAGAGCGGTAGCGGCAAGAGTACCGTAcaggaggttgaggaagagttCGGTGTGCCTGTCGAGCCTATTATTGGTTTGGACGACATTGTGAAGTACTTAGAAAGCTCCGGCaagtgggaaaaggagcTGCA
- a CDS encoding hypothetical protein (HMMPfam hit to A_deamin, Adenosine-deaminase (editase) domain, score: -1.6, E(): 4.6e-12) has translation MTPLSDRIAQSSTSLYETLPKHGKPSVRDNGVPEWTILSVISLVVRQPSTFDSDHSDVVIPVSLGTGVKVLPHQRLPPLGDAVHDCHGEVVARRGFVRWLIFQAALLDQKENGEIGQGPRALYVERGENGKLKLKDGVDVWLYVSALPCGDASTLYTAMHQPPEEASQWTEPPIPQDTLASSSTSLFASSHPLRGRNTYSTVSTLRTKPGRPDSPPTTSMSCSDKIAIWVCVGLQGGLLADLYEKVKLEGLVIGGVEQPPEWTDRKNVWEDKIKAEAARALYGRLESIKSMLPKEYPLHKPQLHFTPMPFSHSKPSISSTYPTAPEPQPSPLSLSFLPWLLIPDYKPGKPPKQSEREIISNGTRLGFPWKAPGTTPVRPKGRSRLCKIETLLAYEGLLDTRQLKDQKTYWEYKHRSMSAYQTAKSLLRGIPKKVPGTGVWQQLGEVWSTFAPEGLIEDQQAPPFKGWLVSGKDYESFTSVGELLRGADNIS, from the exons ATGACTCCTCTCTCAGACCGGATAGCACAGTCCTCGACATCACTCTACGAAACTCTTCCAAAGCACGGAAAACCTAGTGTTAGGGATAATGGTGTCCCAGAATGGACGATCCTGTCCGTCATCTCACTTGTCGTACGACAGCCTTCAACTTTCGACAGCGATCATTCCGACGTAGTAATTCCGGTGTCCTTGGGTACAGGAGTCAAGGTCTTGCCTCACCAGAGATTGCCTCCGTTAGGCGATGCCGTTCATGATTGCCATGGCGAGGTTGTCGCTCGGCGGGGATTTGTTCGATGGTTGATATTCCAAGCCGCTTTGCTTGACCAGAAGGAAAATGGAGAGATTGGTCAAGGACCACGTGCCTTATATGTCGAACGaggagagaatggaaagCTTAAACTGAAAGATGGCGTAGACGTTTGGCTGTACGTCTCGGCTTTACCT TGTGGAGATGCCTCTACCTTGTATACCGCAATGCACCAACCTCCCGAGGAGGCCTCCCAATGGACAGAGCCACCAATTCCCCAAGATACTCTAGCATCATCTTCGACTTCATTATTCGCCTCTTCCCACCCGTTGCGAGGTCGCAATACCTACTCAACTGTGTCAACACTACGTACCAAACCTGGTCGACCTGATTCACCCCCCACAACCTCCATGTCATGCTCCGACAAGATCGCTATTTGGGTTTGTGTGGGACTACAAGGCGGATTGCTAGCTGATCTATACGAAAAGGTGAAGCTTGAGGGTCTGGTGATAGGTGGTGTTGAACAGCCTCCTGAATGGACTGACCGCAAGAACGTCTGGGAAGATAAAATCAAGGCGGAAGCAGCTAGGGCATTGTATGGAAGATTGGAAAGCATCAAGT CCATGCTACCGAAAGAGTATCCTTTACATAAACCCCAACTCCATTTTACACCTATGCCATTCTCCCATTCCAAGCCCTCTATTTCCTCCACATACCCGACCGCCCCTGAACCACAACCATCACCGTTATCGCTATCATTTCTCCCTTGGCTTTTAATTCCGGACTATAAGCCTGGTAAACCGCCCAAGCAAAGTGAACGGGAAATCATCTCGAATGGCACCCGTCTTGGCTTCCCGTGGAAGGCGCCTGGGACAACTCCTGTCAGGCCAAAAGGGAGGTCACGGTTGTGTAAGATTGAGACCCTACTCGCGTATGAGGGGTTACTGGATACGCGTCAGTTGAAGGATCAGAAGACATACTGGGAGTACAAGCACCGTTCCATGTCCGCATACCAGACAGCCAAATCTCTCTTGCGGGGCATACCCAAGAAGGTCCCAGGAACTGGCGTTTGGCAGCAACTGGGTGAAGTGTGGAGTACGTTTGCGCCGGAAGGGTTGATAGAGGATCAGCAAGCACCGCCTTTTAAAGGATGGCTAGTAAGCGGAAAAGATTACGAGTCTTTTACTTCTGTAGGTGAATTGTTACGAGGGGCTGACAATATTTCATGA